The following nucleotide sequence is from Aedes aegypti strain LVP_AGWG chromosome 3, AaegL5.0 Primary Assembly, whole genome shotgun sequence.
AACGGATGCATACGAAACGTAATGATATAAAACAAAGAAACTGAAAATAACTAACACATTTTGTCGCTTTCCCTCGCGATGCATCCTTCCTCCTCAATAAGTGTACTCGTACTGGTAACAGTAGCTGCGGCAGCCGAGCGGACAAATGGTTCCGTCCTCCCAATGCCGGAAACTGTTGTGGCTGACAGTCATTGCTTCTTCGGCGACGATGAATACTGCATATCCAGTTGGGACTGTGCAATGTCACTCAAGGCAGCTTGAATTTTCTCTAGTAAAAGTTCGCCTTTCCGTACGACCTCTTCGAGCTTTTCCGCCGATTCCTGGTTTTCTATTTCCAGCCGTTTCAGGGCCTGCACCTGCAATTCAATGGAGCTTTCTTCGCTGGGCAGAGATTCGATTAACGTGTCGATGTCCTTGGCGCATCGTGAGATCAGGGTGGAAAATAATTGCGCGTAATCTTCCTGTTGGTTTTGCTGCGGAGTTTGGGAGCCAGTTCGCTCGAAGCCAGGAAACTTGCTCGGAACCGAGCACTGTTGCA
It contains:
- the LOC5573881 gene encoding mediator of RNA polymerase II transcription subunit 21, whose protein sequence is MADRLTQLQDTVNQQAEHFCNSIGILQQCSVPSKFPGFERTGSQTPQQNQQEDYAQLFSTLISRCAKDIDTLIESLPSEESSIELQVQALKRLEIENQESAEKLEEVVRKGELLLEKIQAALSDIAQSQLDMQYSSSPKKQ